The following proteins come from a genomic window of Lolium rigidum isolate FL_2022 chromosome 5, APGP_CSIRO_Lrig_0.1, whole genome shotgun sequence:
- the LOC124652499 gene encoding mitochondrial amidoxime reducing component 2-like, with the protein MEKAASFLSSLLGGGGGDAPAGDPAATVASILIYPIKSCRGVSVPQAPVTSFGFKWDRQWLVVNAKGRACTQRVEPKMALVEVELPPEAFDEDWQPTPDSCLVIRAPGMDPLKVPLAVERATLDDVSLWEWSGSAYDEGTEAAEWFSAYFGKPTRLVRFKEETEIRPTNPDYAQGYKITFTDCFPFLIASQGSLDALNELLKEPVTINRFRPNILVDGCHPYSEDLWKTLKINKLTFEGVKLCDRCKVPTVDPERGTFGTEPTETMLTFRSGEVIRPSHKNKQKVYFGQNLVCKESVSAKGKGRIVKVGDPVYVLQTYPSSNEAPA; encoded by the exons ATGGAGAAGGCGGCGTccttcctctcctccctcctcggcggcggcggcggcgatgcacCTGCGGGAGACCCAGCAGCGACGGTGGCGTCGATCCTGATATACCCGATCAAGTCCTGCAGGGGCGTCTCCGTGCCCCAGGCCCCCGTCACCTCCTTCG gGTTCAAGTGGGATCGGCAGTGGCTGGTGGTGAACGCCAAAGGGAGGGCCTGCACGCAGCGGGTGGAGCCCAAGATGGCGCTCGTCGAGGTGGAGCTCCCGCCGGAGGCCTTCGACGAGGACTGGCAGCCAACGCCGGACTCCTGCCTGg TCATAAGAGCGCCAGGGATGGACCCATTGAAGGTCCCTCTTGCCGTGGAACGTGCCACGCTTGACGATGTATCCTTGTGGGAGTGGTCTGGTTCTGCCTATGATGAAGGAACTGAAGCAGCCGAATGGTTCTCCGCGTACTTTGGGAAGCCAACTCGGCTCGTGCGGTTTAAAGAAG AGACCGAAATCAGACCGACTAATCCGGACTACGCTCAAGGATACAAGATCACGTTTACGGATTGTTTCCCATTCCTGATAGCCTCCCAG GGCTCACTGGATGCACTAAACGAGCTTCTTAAAGAACCTGTAACAATCAATCGATTCAGACCAAA TATTTTAGTGGATGGATGCCACCCATACTCAGAGGATCTCTGGAAAACCTTAAAGATAAACAAGCTAACATTTGAAGGTGTGAAGTTGTGCGACCGTTGCAAG GTGCCTACTGTGGATCCAGAGAGAGGAACATTTGGTACTGAACCAACTGAAACTATGCTGACATTCCGGTCTGGTGAAGTGATCCGTCCGAGTCACAAGAACAAACAGAAG GTTTATTTTGGGCAAAATCTGGTCTGCAAGGAATCAGTGTCAGCAAAGGGCAAAGGGAGGATCGTCAAGGTCGGCGACCCAgtttatgttctgcagacatacCCTTCTTCAAATGAAGCTCCAGCCTGA